One region of Danio aesculapii chromosome 7, fDanAes4.1, whole genome shotgun sequence genomic DNA includes:
- the mindy2 gene encoding ubiquitin carboxyl-terminal hydrolase MINDY-2 — protein MEKNPNPHRDAGGSVLCTAIPAEPADIKTAGGMKDVCEKRETLSTCASASGANATPCTQTSDAAESVSKTTQPGVLPETLSPDAADQLSNGMGYESPVTAAGNKEGGTSKLVNNLTGEQPDINNVQADGLDGEATKVSKPAYLCPDKAKSASPNSNDHTVSEGPPSGSEPSIAGESRSFDSLESFSNLNSCPSSDLNSEGLEEKGLALAIQSEYGAEGTKIPCPKDRVTGQSIYQIKWIKWKEENTPIITQNENGPCPLLAIMNVLLLSWKVKLPPMMEMITAEQLMEYLGDYILEAKPKEISEAQRLNYEQNMSDAMAVLHKLQTGLDVNVKFTGVRVFEYTPECIVFDLLDIPLYHGWLVDPQMADIVKAVGNCSYNQLVEKIISCKQSDSSELAGEGFVAEQFLNSTATQLTYHGLCELTSTVQEGELCVFFRNNHFSTMTKFKAQLYLLVTDQGFLTEEKVVWESLHNVDGDGNFCDSEFHLRPPSDPETVYRGQQDQIDQDYLMALSLQQEQQASDLGWEQIPEGISDLELAKKLQEEEDRRASQYYQEQEQAQAAAAAAAQAQGQPAAAGADQVDRAAAAGASAGGAAASPSPGKQPSTGERKPKKEAKDKDKCILL, from the exons ATGGAGAAAAATCCAAACCCTCATCGAGACGCAGGTGGAAGTGTCCTGTGCACCGCTATTCCTGCGGAGCCCGCAGATATCAAAACAGCCGGCGGAATGAAAGATGTCTGCGAGAAGAGAGAGACTTTGAGTACTTGTGCAAGTGCTAGCGGTGCTAATGCTACACCCTGCACACAGACATCAGATGCTGCTGAGTCGGTGAGCAAAACCACACAGCCGGGCGTTTTACCGGAGACACTGTCGCCCGATGCGGCCGATCAGCTGAGCAACGGAATGGGATACGAGTCGCCGGTGACCGCTGCTGGGAATAAGGAGGGTGGCACCTCAAAGTTAGTAAACAACCTCACGGGAGAGCAACCCGACATCAATAATGTGCAAGCGGACGGTTTAGACGGAGAAGCGACGAAGGTGTCCAAGCCTGCTTATTTGTGTCCGGACAAAGCAAAATCTGCGAGCCCCAATTCAAACGATCACACCGTTTCCGAGGGTCCTCCGAGTGGGAGTGAGCCCAGCATCGCGGGAGAGTCCCGCAGCTTTGATTCACTCGAGTCCTTCTCCAATCTGAACTCCTGTCCGAGTTCAGACCTCAACAGTGAAGGACTGGAGGAGAAGGGACTGGCTTTGGCTATTCAGAGTGAATACGGGGCCGAGGGGACGAAAATCCCCTGTCCCAAAGACAGGGTGACCGGTCAGTCGATTTACCAAATCAAGTGGATAAAGTGGAAGGAGGAGAATACGCCTATCATCACACAGAACGAGAACGGGCCGTGCCCGCTGCTGGCTATCATGAATGTCCTGCTATTGTCATGGAAG GTCAAGCTGCCACCAATGATGGAGATGATAACGGCAGAGCAGCTGATGGAATATCTGG GAGACTATATCCTTGAAGCCAAGCCAAAGGAGATCTCAGAGGCTCAGCGGTTGAACTACGAACAG aaTATGAGTGATGCTATGGCAGTACTGCATAAGCTGCAGACAGGTCTGGATGTAAACGTCAAGTTCACAGGTGTGCGGGTATTTGAATACACACCTGAGTGCATCGTATTCGACCTGCTGGATATCCCACTGTACCACGGATGGCTGGTTGACCCACAG ATGGCTGATATAGTGAAGGCAGTGGGGAACTGCAGCTATAACCAGTTGGTGGAGAAGATAATCAGCTGTAAGCAGTCAGACAGCAGCGAGTTGGCCGGTGAAG GCTTTGTGGCAGAGCAGTTTCTGAACAGCACAGCGACTCAGCTCACGTACCACGGCCTTTGTGAGCTCACCTCCACCGTACAGGAGGGAGAGCTGTGTGTCTTCTTCAGGAACAATCACTTCAGCACCATGACCAAATTTAAG GCCCAGCTGTATCTGCTGGTGACGGATCAGGGGTTTCTCACTGAGGAGAAGGTGGTTTGGGAAAGTCTACATAATGTTGATGGAGATGGAAATTTCTGCGATTCGGAGTTCCATCTGAGGCCGCCTTCTGACCCGGAGACAGTGTACCGTGGTCAGCAGGACCAGATCGATCAG GACTACCTGATGGCGTTGTCTCTGCAGCAGGAGCAGCAGGCCTCAGACCTGGGTTGGGAACAGATCCCAGAAGGCATCAGTGATCTAGAGCTGGCCAAGAAGCTGCAGGAGGAGGAGGACCGCAGAGCGTCACAGTACTATCAGGAGCAGGAGCAGGCGCAGGCCGCGGCGGCAGCAGCTGCACAGGCACAG GGACAGCCAGCAGCGGCGGGTGCAGACCAGGTGGACAGAGCGGCAGCTGCTGGAGCCTCAGCAGGGGGAGCTGCAGCTTCTCCGAGCCCAGGAAAACAGCCCTCTACAGGCGAACGCAAACCCAAGAAGGAAGCCAAGGACAAAGACAAATGCATCTTGTTGTAA